Proteins encoded within one genomic window of Thalassophryne amazonica chromosome 23, fThaAma1.1, whole genome shotgun sequence:
- the dthd1 gene encoding death domain-containing protein 1 isoform X1: MDKSPHLSKGMEGRRSEERILHTLTETMQGLQSLRSSSGLCDGKMDRKSCSGERDERTESAKEEEEEWKRRVLVVLKELSVFHSDRVTAWRETLRKSTGVYTDLPPGGDKLQHSPTTECDVRSCPDSFSHMILDLVVDIDKIVDTLNVISTKMDKEILQMCAEDANTEQLNPEAPQVTKESQTAPPPEDRPNSHVPPESNSGLQEEIGNESEGSPAMLPVSNSSFDTGGPGAGEVRGQGSACFPAEEKEREKADCKEKEETNREWITVGLTGEVKDNRTDVPDACIIKASVGVVKMMRCEVADALSFLMVAGSEELVSRVIWVKTQEGAKVRFPVTVAVPFCARYHGIYRDVAVKILHGERRASYITPVTKEWNYGEKRGLFAQVKVYSLGLFAVVSCLKRENFTVPKRGLSQKLTMDPRICLKYLPGAFTAPVIAQCIIQPFDAILLAAVKSRSDAYRLVVSTSPVLYLTHPSSQPLRRPLTISIPCPANPEKKKAGQEEEPEHHHHSCRSRSSPRTSGASLKSSREISGESLILMASRDKQWKVLEKVTVRNQQKDWCSLNLQRNVDRLLVVRLLSPVLPCHLISLVEELEESVCHHTVTVVLKRQNDEPHAILVAALPSRDLSWELSKLRTQGYSDLLGTSAEISMCEGDQLLLQYSGNVTSTGIQGNRNDGALVERLTFHSPAKEPALSAFNEVDPFGNYSSPHYKGVVAFIGARGQTDAAR; the protein is encoded by the exons ATGGATAAGAGTCCGCATCTGAGTAAAGGGATGGAGGGAAGAAGAAGTGAGGAGAGGATTCTCCACACGCTGACCGAAACCATGCAGGGGCTCCAAAGCCTCAGGAGCTCCAGCGGCCTTTGCGATGGAAAGATGGACAGGAAGAGCTGCTCAGGAGAGAGGGACGAGAGGACGGAGAGcgccaaagaagaggaggaagagtGGAAACGGAGAGTTCTGGTGGTGCTTAAGGAGCTGAGTGTGTTTCACTCAGACAGAGTGACAGCATGGAGAGAAACTCTGAGAAAATCCACCGGAGTGTACACCGATCTGCCACCAGGGGGAGACAAACTGCAGCATTCACCCACAACAG AATGTGACGTTAGGTCTTGTCCAGACTCCTTCAGCCACATGATTCTGGATCTTGTGGTGGACATTGACAAGATAGTGGACACACTGAATGTAATCAGTACTAAAATGGACAAGGAAATCCTTCAAATGTGTGCAGAAGATGCAAACACAGAGCAGTTAAACCCTGAAGCTCCTCAAGTAACCAAAGAGTCCCAAACGGCGCCACCACCTGAGGATCGCCCAAACTCTCACGTTCCCCCTGAATCCAACTCTGGACTTCAAGAAGAGATAGGCAATGAAAGCGAGGGAAGTCCTGCAATGCTGCCTGTCTCAAACTCCAGCTTTGACACGGGTGGGCCAGGGGCtggagaggtcagaggtcaagggaGTGCCTGTTTTCCTGCAGAagaaaaggagagagagaaagcagaCTGCAAGGAGAAAGAGGAAACAAACAGAGAATGGATCACAGTAGG GCTTACTGGTGAAGTGAAGGACAACCGCACGGATGTGCCGGATGCatgcattatcaaagcatctgtGGGCGTGGTCAAAATGATGAGGTGTGAGGTGGCCGACGCCCTCAGCTTTTTGATGGTGGCTGGATCAGAAGAACTGGTCAGCAGAGTAATCTGGGTCAAAACTCAAGAGGGTGCCAAGGTTCGCTTTCCTGTGACTGTGGCAGTGCCTTTCTGTGCACGTTACCATGGTATCTACAGGGACGTCGCAGTCAAGATACTGCATGGTGAAAGGCGAGCGAGCTACATCACTCCTGTCACAAAAGAGTGGAACTACGGAGAGAAGAGG GGTTTGTTTGCACAGGTGAAGGTGTATTCTCTGGGCCTTTTTGCAGTGGTTTCCTGCCTGAAGAGAGAAAATTTCACTGTTCCCAAAAGGGGTTTGTCACAAAAACTCACGATGGACCCCCGCATCTGTCTGAAATACCTCCCAGGAGCCTTCACTGCTCCCGTGATAGCACAGTGCATA ATCCAGCCATTTGACGCCATCCTTCTGGCTGCTGTCAAATCCAGAAGTGATGCTTATCGCTTGGTGGTCTCCACTAGCCCAGTACTCTACCTCACCCACCCTTCCTCCCAACCCCTGAGGAGACCCCTCACCATCTCCATTCCCTGTCCAGCAAACCCAGAAAAGAAGAAGGCTGGACAAGAAGAGGAACCAGAACATCATCACCACTCCTGCAGGAGCAGGTCTTCTCCAAG AACGTCTGGTGCTTCTTTGAAGTCTTCTCGGGAGATTTCAGGTGAGTCACTGATCCTCATGGCCTCAAGAGACAAACAGTGGAAAGTCCTGGAGAAGGTCACCGTGAGGAACCAGCAGAAAGACTGGTGTTCTTTGAACTTACAGAGAAACGTGGACAG GCTGCTCGTTGTTCGTCTCCTCTCTCCAGTGCTGCCGTGCCATCTCATCTCTTtggtggaggagctggaggagtccGTGTGCCACCACACAGTCACCGTGGTTCTCAAGCGGCAAAACGATGAGCCGCACGCCATCCTGGTGGCTGCTCTGCCCAGCAGAGATCTCAGCTGGGAACTGTCTAAACTGCGAACCCAGGGCTACAGTGACCTCCTGGGGACATCAGCAGAAATCTCAATGTGTGAAGGAGACCAACTTCTCCTCCAGTATAGTGGGAACGTCACCTCCACAG GAATTCAAGGCAATCGAAATGATGGCGCACTGGTGGAACGACTCACCTTTCACAGTCCAGCGAAAGAACCAGCTCTTAGTGCCTTTAACGAAGTGGACCCATTCGGGAACTACAGCTCTCCTCATTACAAAGGCGTGGTCGCATTCATAGGTGCTAGAGGTCAAACTGACGCGGCAAGGTAA
- the dthd1 gene encoding death domain-containing protein 1 isoform X2: MDKSPHLSKGMEGRRSEERILHTLTETMQGLQSLRSSSGLCDGKMDRKSCSGERDERTESAKEEEEEWKRRVLVVLKELSVFHSDRVTAWRETLRKSTGVYTDLPPGGDKLQHSPTTECDVRSCPDSFSHMILDLVVDIDKIVDTLNVISTKMDKEILQMCAEDANTEQLNPEAPQVTKESQTAPPPEDRPNSHVPPESNSGLQEEIGNESEGSPAMLPVSNSSFDTGGPGAGEVRGQGSACFPAEEKEREKADCKEKEETNREWITVGLTGEVKDNRTDVPDACIIKASVGVVKMMRCEVADALSFLMVAGSEELVSRVIWVKTQEGAKGLFAQVKVYSLGLFAVVSCLKRENFTVPKRGLSQKLTMDPRICLKYLPGAFTAPVIAQCIIQPFDAILLAAVKSRSDAYRLVVSTSPVLYLTHPSSQPLRRPLTISIPCPANPEKKKAGQEEEPEHHHHSCRSRSSPRTSGASLKSSREISGESLILMASRDKQWKVLEKVTVRNQQKDWCSLNLQRNVDRLLVVRLLSPVLPCHLISLVEELEESVCHHTVTVVLKRQNDEPHAILVAALPSRDLSWELSKLRTQGYSDLLGTSAEISMCEGDQLLLQYSGNVTSTGIQGNRNDGALVERLTFHSPAKEPALSAFNEVDPFGNYSSPHYKGVVAFIGARGQTDAAR; encoded by the exons ATGGATAAGAGTCCGCATCTGAGTAAAGGGATGGAGGGAAGAAGAAGTGAGGAGAGGATTCTCCACACGCTGACCGAAACCATGCAGGGGCTCCAAAGCCTCAGGAGCTCCAGCGGCCTTTGCGATGGAAAGATGGACAGGAAGAGCTGCTCAGGAGAGAGGGACGAGAGGACGGAGAGcgccaaagaagaggaggaagagtGGAAACGGAGAGTTCTGGTGGTGCTTAAGGAGCTGAGTGTGTTTCACTCAGACAGAGTGACAGCATGGAGAGAAACTCTGAGAAAATCCACCGGAGTGTACACCGATCTGCCACCAGGGGGAGACAAACTGCAGCATTCACCCACAACAG AATGTGACGTTAGGTCTTGTCCAGACTCCTTCAGCCACATGATTCTGGATCTTGTGGTGGACATTGACAAGATAGTGGACACACTGAATGTAATCAGTACTAAAATGGACAAGGAAATCCTTCAAATGTGTGCAGAAGATGCAAACACAGAGCAGTTAAACCCTGAAGCTCCTCAAGTAACCAAAGAGTCCCAAACGGCGCCACCACCTGAGGATCGCCCAAACTCTCACGTTCCCCCTGAATCCAACTCTGGACTTCAAGAAGAGATAGGCAATGAAAGCGAGGGAAGTCCTGCAATGCTGCCTGTCTCAAACTCCAGCTTTGACACGGGTGGGCCAGGGGCtggagaggtcagaggtcaagggaGTGCCTGTTTTCCTGCAGAagaaaaggagagagagaaagcagaCTGCAAGGAGAAAGAGGAAACAAACAGAGAATGGATCACAGTAGG GCTTACTGGTGAAGTGAAGGACAACCGCACGGATGTGCCGGATGCatgcattatcaaagcatctgtGGGCGTGGTCAAAATGATGAGGTGTGAGGTGGCCGACGCCCTCAGCTTTTTGATGGTGGCTGGATCAGAAGAACTGGTCAGCAGAGTAATCTGGGTCAAAACTCAAGAGGGTGCCAAG GGTTTGTTTGCACAGGTGAAGGTGTATTCTCTGGGCCTTTTTGCAGTGGTTTCCTGCCTGAAGAGAGAAAATTTCACTGTTCCCAAAAGGGGTTTGTCACAAAAACTCACGATGGACCCCCGCATCTGTCTGAAATACCTCCCAGGAGCCTTCACTGCTCCCGTGATAGCACAGTGCATA ATCCAGCCATTTGACGCCATCCTTCTGGCTGCTGTCAAATCCAGAAGTGATGCTTATCGCTTGGTGGTCTCCACTAGCCCAGTACTCTACCTCACCCACCCTTCCTCCCAACCCCTGAGGAGACCCCTCACCATCTCCATTCCCTGTCCAGCAAACCCAGAAAAGAAGAAGGCTGGACAAGAAGAGGAACCAGAACATCATCACCACTCCTGCAGGAGCAGGTCTTCTCCAAG AACGTCTGGTGCTTCTTTGAAGTCTTCTCGGGAGATTTCAGGTGAGTCACTGATCCTCATGGCCTCAAGAGACAAACAGTGGAAAGTCCTGGAGAAGGTCACCGTGAGGAACCAGCAGAAAGACTGGTGTTCTTTGAACTTACAGAGAAACGTGGACAG GCTGCTCGTTGTTCGTCTCCTCTCTCCAGTGCTGCCGTGCCATCTCATCTCTTtggtggaggagctggaggagtccGTGTGCCACCACACAGTCACCGTGGTTCTCAAGCGGCAAAACGATGAGCCGCACGCCATCCTGGTGGCTGCTCTGCCCAGCAGAGATCTCAGCTGGGAACTGTCTAAACTGCGAACCCAGGGCTACAGTGACCTCCTGGGGACATCAGCAGAAATCTCAATGTGTGAAGGAGACCAACTTCTCCTCCAGTATAGTGGGAACGTCACCTCCACAG GAATTCAAGGCAATCGAAATGATGGCGCACTGGTGGAACGACTCACCTTTCACAGTCCAGCGAAAGAACCAGCTCTTAGTGCCTTTAACGAAGTGGACCCATTCGGGAACTACAGCTCTCCTCATTACAAAGGCGTGGTCGCATTCATAGGTGCTAGAGGTCAAACTGACGCGGCAAGGTAA